The window TTGATTTATAAATCAAATTCTTGCAGCAACAATAACTACCGCATCAGATGCGGTTTGGATTCTTTCTTACTCAGCAAATACTTCAGTGCTGAGTGATCAGTATGTACTATTACCTTGCTTCTCACTAAATAGGATCTGAAGTTGTCAAAATCAAAGACCACCGCAAATAACTCATTTTTTGTGGTAGTATAGTTCACCTGGGCATCATTCAAGGTCCGGCTTGCATAGTAAATGGATTTGAAAAGTTTATCTCTCCTCTGCCTCAGCACTGCTCCCACTGCCACATCACTGGCATCACACATGATCTCAAAGGGTTCACTCCAGTCATGAGTCACCATTATGGTAGCACTAACTAGGTTTTCCTTGATCAGTTCGAATGCTCTGAGGCATTCTACATCGAACACAAATTTCAAATCCTTGGCAAGTAATGATGTTAAGGGCTTGGTAGTGCTGGAGAAATTCTTGATGCTCTTCACTGATGTCAGAGGCGGGAGCTTAGCTATCACATCTACTTTAGCCTTGTCTACCTCAATACCTTTAGCTATGACTTTATGGCCCAAGACTATCCCCTCCTTAACCATGAAGTGACACTTTTCCCAGTTGAGTACTAGATGAGTATCCTTACATCGTTTCAGGACAAGTTCGATATTCCTCAAGCAATCCTTGAAGTCATCTCCAAATAGAGTaaagtcatccatgaacacctccaGACACTTCCCATTCAAATCTGAAAAGATTGACATCATGCATCTATGAAATATAGCTGGTGTGTTGCATAATCCGAAAGGCATTCTCCAGTATGCAAAGATTCCAAAAGGGCAGGTAAATATGGTTTTCTCCAGATCTTTGAGAGCAATGAGTATTTGATTGTACCGTGAATATCCATCTAAGAAGAAGTAACATCCATGCCCTTCCACCTTCTCCATCATCTGATCAATGAAAGGAAGAGGGAAATGATCCTTGCTTGTTGCATCATTTAGCCTTCGGTAGTCTATGCACATCCTCCAACCAATAACTGTTATGGTAGGAATTAGCTCGTTGTTTTCGTTTTtcaccaccgtcatgccccctttttTGGCACAACCTGTACGGGGATGATCCATTGGCTGTCAGAGATGGAAAATATTATACCTGCATCCAACAATTTGAGTATCTCTTTCTGTATCACCTCCTCAAGGTTTTGTTCAATTTGCGCTAGGGTTGCACCATCAGTTTGCTCCCTTCTTCGAACatgatcttgtgcatgcaaattgCAAGGTTGATCAACTGAATATTGGCTATACTCCAACCGATTGCCTTTTTATGCTTATGTAATAACTTCGCAAGTATGTGTTCCTGTTCACTTGTCAAATCAGCAGCAACAATCACGGGAAAATTGTTAGTCTCCAAAAAAGCATATTTCAAATGTGTCCGGAGTACTTTCAATTCCAGCTTCGGTTAATCTTTTCTTTCTCGAATTCTTCTTCATCTATCACCTGGTTCTCATCTTATAGTGCCTCGACTTCCTTCTTGATCTCAGGATTTTCATCCTTCGTTGTGCTTGATTGACTAATGCATCTCTCTAATGAATCAGCTACCAGCTTATCCAGCTTATGTTGTTCAGCTAACTCTCTCACCACATCCAGTTTGAGACAAGCATAGGCAGATGCCTCATCACATGGGtatttcatcattttctttatttGAAACACCAGTTTTTTGTTTCCCACTCGTAGCATGAGTTGCTCCTCATATATATCAAGAATAACCCAACCAGTGCAAAATAATGGTATCCATAGGATTATAGGTACCTCCTTATTCACTTCCATGTCTACTATGATGAAGTCTATTGGGAAGACAAATTTGTCCGCCCTCACCAGAATGTCCTTAATTATGCCCTCCGGTATGATCATGGTCTGATCAGTCAGTTGCAAAGATACCGGGACAAATTTTATCACTCCTAGTTCTCTTTCTAATTTCTTGAACACTGATAATGGCATCAAGTTAATGGATGCACCCGAATCGCACAAGGCCTTGTCAAAATATTTGCTCCCCAATGAGTAGGGTTTAGTGAAACTGCTAGGATCCCCACATTTTTGAGGTATTTTATTTTGTAGAATGGAACTGCAGTGGGCATTGATTTTTACCACTTTCGTTTCCTCGAGCTTCCTTTTACTTGAAAGGATTTCCTTTAGGAATTTTTCATAGGCTGACATCTGGGTGAGCACCTCGGTGAACAGGATGTTCACATACAACTGTTTTAGCATCTCCAAGAATTTCTCAAAACATTTGTCTAGTTTCTCCCGCTTCATCTTTTGAGGAAATGGTAACACTGACATGCGCTTGCTTTCCTCAACTACGCTGCTTAATTTATGCTTATCAACCTCCCTGATGCTAATATCCTCCTTAGGCAGAGATTCACCAATTTTTTGTTCTTCTGCTATCTTAGTTGAGTTTATCTCCTTCTCAGCCCTTGGTTTTGCAGTGGGCTCTACTAAAGTATTCCCACTCATGAGAGATACGACCACGATCGTCTCTTTTTGTTTCTTCTTAGTGTCTGCCGGCAAAGTCCCCGTAGCCCTTTCTGATAACAATGATGCGAGCTGTTTCATTTGTCTTTCTAGATTCTAGATGGTTGTGCCTTTCTCCCGGATAGCGGTCCCTTGAGTCTCAAGTTTTTCATTTGATTTATTTATGAATGCCTTCATTAGATCTTGTAAATTTGAGTTGTTGGGCTGTGGAGGCTGGTATGGTTACCTCTGTTGGTTCTGGAAGCCAGGAGGTCCTTGCACTGGTGCTCTGGGATTTTGCTACTACCAAGAATTCAAGCTACCATTTGAAGAACTCCATGAGAAACCCGAATGTCTCTGTCGCACATAATTGAAATTACCACCTCCTTGGTAGTTGCCTCTGTTAAAATTCTCCAATTCcttaacttcttcttcttctgcggTGAATGTTTGGCACTCATGAGTTGGGTGTCCCAATCCACAAATGTCACAACCCACCTGTGGTTGATTTTGCACCCTATCTATCTTCAGTTGCTTGATGTCCTTCGCCATAGCTACAATTTGGGCCTGCATTGCTACAGACGATTCTACTTGGTGCACCCCTACTGATCTTCTTTGATCCCCTTGGTCAGTGGACCATTGTTCTGCGTCTTCAGATAGTTCATTCAGAAGTGTGACAATCTATTCTGAAGTTTTCTTCAATAGAGGACCTGCAACCGTACTATTCAGCAATCTCCTTGATGGCAGGTTTAACCCTTCCCAGAAGTCTTGGAGTTGCATCCATTTCTCGATTCCATTATGAGGGCACCTCTGCAATAGCTTCTTAAATTTTTCCCATGCCTCAAACACTGTCTCCCCTTGAAATTGTGAATCTCCTTCCTCATATGTCTAGTCTTTGTCGCAGAGAAATATTTTTCTAAGAACTTAGCAGTCATCTCCTCCTACGTACGGATTGACCTTTTGGGTAAACTTCTCaaccactgctttgcatcatccttAACTGAGAAAGGGAATGCTCTGTGGTAGATGGCATCATGTGATGCTTCCATTGTAGCAGAATATGTTTATAATTTCGTCAAAGTCCATCAGATGGTTGTTGGGATCTTCATTAGGTTTGCCTCTGGAAATGTAATTATTCTTAATGGTTTGGATGACTCCCTGCTTGAGTTCAAAATTGTTGGCATCAATGGGCGAGGTCCTCACACTAGATTGTTGTTGGTTATAAACTGGTCTAGCATAATCTCCTAGAGATCTTCCAGGACTCGGAGTTGCATTTTCAAATTCATCTTCGATCATGGTTCGATTGAGATTGAACCTTCGATCCTCTTCGACAATTTCATCCGCATCTCTACGGGCTGCTTCATCTACTAAACATACATCATTTTGTTGAGATGAAGCCAGGTCCACGTCCCTTCCGTCGTTCACCATTGTATTTTGCGTCGAAGTTTGTCTCAACAAAGATCCACTCGATTCCTTCTCCCTTATCAACCGCCACAGGTTCTTGTCTAATTCTAGATTGTATGGCACCAATTCCTTAGAAGAGGATCGATTCATACACCACTGAATTTAACCTATTGCGTGCACacaaataagaagagagtaaaaaaggaaaataaagtagaattgttcctgaattagcaccgaAAATTATTTCAAACAATATTGATTGCCAATCTCTGACAgcaacgccaaaatttgacgagcacaaaaccGATGTATAAAACTTAGGCTCGCTAGTCAAGGATGGTATATTATTAAATTGTCTCCACATGGATTGGTTTAAATAATGTTCTAATAAATCTTCAACTTAACACTATCTAGGAAAATAAAACTTTGGTTTATGTTATTATCAACAAATAGTAGAAACTAAGATAATCAATTGTGAGAAAATAATGGAACTTTAATGACCAAGTAGCAACGATTGAAATTCGAGGTGAGAAGTAAGGGAtgtgacaagatatgtgatcaactattattTTGGGTAATTCCGTACTAAGTTCACTCTTAGCTTCTATTGACTCCTTCGATTTCAAAAGATGATTAGGCTAATCTTAGGATTCAAATCCTTCTTCCGAATGAATAAGAATTCCGTTAACCAACCTAATAACAAGTCCTATGAATATATGCAAAAACACATTGAATGAATGATCTTTCGAAGAACATCTCTCAACTATTCCTCCAAATTGAATCAATTGATAACTCTCTaaactctttcgattacttatgagaggcgtaaaatcagcccaaacaagaTAACACAATATGAATTGCATCAACACTTCTCTTTCTATTTAAGTAAAACCACAATTGAccttgcaattcaattaataaCTCATTCAACAAATTTAGGCAACTAGCATAGAGTAAACCCCAAACAATAGTCAAATCACAATATCTGTCAATAACCCTAAGAAAGGTTACTCCATAGTGGAGAAGTTATTTATCACAagagtattagaagaacaagaagacattacaatttccaaaatcaaacaaacttccgtattgaatgaattggatgaagtaTTTTGAGTCTCCGTTGTTTTCTTGCCTTCTTATCTCCAAACGTTGCTCCAAAATCTCAGATGCCTTGTTTTGAGACgagctaggcttcatataggtaAATAGTCGCCTCCGAATCTACCAATATAGGCTTGGGTAAAGTTCCCGAAAACGGActtgcgcggccgcgcacctggaggtgTCACCGCGCACATGGCCGCACATGTATGGCAGAATACTATGTCACTTGCGCGGTCGTGTGCGCGCTGGGTGTCTCTCATGCATGGTCGTGCATATGAGTTTCGCTCCTGCTCAACTCTTTTTCCTCCCATTAAGTGCACTATTCATccattgatccccgaacacgatctcgACTTAATCCCTTgtgcttttacttagacttcaaatagctcgaattagctccacaacatttGCATAACTCATAATCgctcctacaaggtataaaacacacaCCTAGTGCAAAACAAtaacaattaaagctcaaacactaaTAAGTGTAGTGCATTAAAGTGccataagcgactaaaacacgagattataacCTACCATAAGAAACTAAGCCGAGACTTTGAAACTTCTTGTCTTTTTAAAGTAGGCTTTATACACACACTTCAAGAGAGATAGAAAAAACCTTTTGAAGTTTTAAGATAATTTCATAAGGAATTCTTGAACTTTACCTCCTATTACCACATTTGAATGAGATAAATTATCATCAATCAATTTAATATATACTATGGAAGTTGGAGGAAGGCAGTGATGACTTCCACTTGTtttaagtttaaaagtttaaattaaaTGCCCTTCATTGAACATGAAAGTTTCTTCTACTTCTTCTCTCCATAATGAAAAAATCCGATTATATAGTAAGAGTTACTAATTTACTATTACTTTTGATTTATTTACGCGTTTGATTAATATTAAAAAGTATTTATAAGCTAAAATTAGTTAAAAACCATCAAATGATCAGCTTATAAGCAATTTTGGTTTGATCAaaccttttattattttatctgtgatatatcttttgtattttttaaAACATCCTTTTCAAAACAAAATTTCTAGCTCTCTCTTTATTCCATGTTTGtcatttgttttttaaaaaaaaaaaaatgtaaaagCACTTTTAAATTTACTTTGTTTGTATAAATATATTTAAGGAGATATgaatttgtttaatattttttccaAACAAAATCACTACTTATTATCATTTTTGACACttctataaaatatatatatatatatatatatatatatatatatatatatatatatatagagagagag is drawn from Nicotiana tomentosiformis chromosome 12, ASM39032v3, whole genome shotgun sequence and contains these coding sequences:
- the LOC104097586 gene encoding uncharacterized protein, with the translated sequence MKQLASLLSERATGTLPADTKKKQKETIVVVSLMSGNTLVEPTAKPRAEKEINSTKIAEEQKIGESLPKEDISIREVDKHKLSSVVEESKRMSVLPFPQKMKREKLDKCFEKFLEMLKQLYVNILFTEVLTQMSAYEKFLKEILSSKRKLEETKVVKINAHCSSILQNKIPQKCGDPSSFTKPYSLGSKYFDKALCDSGASINLMPLSVFKKLERELGVIKFVPVSLQLTDQTMIIPEGIIKDILVRADKFVFPIDFIIVDMEVNKEVPIILWIPLFCTGWVILDIYEEQLMLRVGNKKLVFQIKKMMKYPCDEASAYACLKLDVVRELAEQHKLDKLVADSLERCISQSSTTKDENPEIKKEVEAL